The Gordonia iterans DNA window TCGGCGGGGGCCTCGGCTTCCTCATGCTGATCATCGGCATCATCCTGTGGGTGGTCGGTGCGAACAAGACCACCACCCCGCCGCCGCCCGTCGGCGCCTGGCAGCAGCCGTACCCGCCGCAGGCCTATCCGTCGCAGCCCGGCCAGCCGTATCCGTCGCAGCCCGGACCCGTCTACCCGCAGCAGCCGGGGCCAGCGCAGCCCGGCCAGCCGTATCCGCCGGCTCCGGGCGCCGGTTCCCCACCCGCCGCGCCGCCGTCGTCGAGCCCGGCTCCGGGGAACCCCGACGACCACCCGCCGACTCCGCCGCCCGCCGGGCACTAGGCGCCGACATCGGCGGGCCCCGCGCCTCGGCCGAACCTCCACCCCACCCGGGTCGAAACGAGGGTGCCCGGCACCGTGTCCTCGTTCTGGCATCCTCGACTGACGGTGCCAGAACGAGGCGGGTGTGCCCGGCACCCTTGTTTCAGCAATCGCCCAACGCCGAGGCCAGCACCCCGGCCGAGCGCCGATCCACCGGCAGCCGATATCCGGACGAGACGGTCACGAACGCGATCGCGTACTGGCACCAGAAGCCGCGGAGTTCGGGCATCCAGCGGCCCGGCTCCCGGTCGGACTTGGCCTGGTTGCTCGCGGCATCCACCGCCACCAGGTTCGCCGGATCGTTGGCGAAGGCAACCCGCGCCGACGGGCGCCACCCCCAGGCGCCCATGTCCCACGCGTACGAGAGCGGCACGACGTGGTCGATGTGCACGGCCGTCGAGCCCCGTGCCCGCGAGAACACGATCTCCCGGCCCGTGTACGGACTCCGGAAACGCCCCGAGGCGACTGCCTCCGGACACGACGCGACCGCCACCGACGTCACCACCTCCAGATCCCGAGCAAGGAGGTCGTTGCGGGTGTCGCACCCGTCGCCCGAGCCGGCCACGCCGGCGGCGTCGGTCCACGCGGGCCCGAACGCCTCCCGCCGGTACGGCGCGCTCGGCGCCAGCCGATGCTCGACGACGACGAGCGCGGCGAGCGCCGTCCGCGCCTGGGCCACCCGTGTGGGATCGACCGGGGGCGGGGCGGTCTGGTGCCAGCCGAGCCCGGCCGCCACGATCACAGCCGTCGCCGCGAAGCCGATCAACGCCGACCAGTGGCGCCCGGTGAGCCGGATCCGGCCGTCGCGCCGTTTGTGTCGCGCCGTCCGGATCTGCAGCTCGATGTCACGTAGCAGTCGCATCGTCTCCCCCGAAGAGTCAGACGCTGCGGAGGCCCGTCCGGTTCCCTCACACGCCGGGCGCCGGCGAGATCGGCCGGGCGATCCATCCGGCCGCGCGTGACACCGCCCGCTCCAGCGGACCGTTGCCCAGCAGCAGCGCCCAGGCCGTGCAGCCGGCCACCACCCCGGCCGTGATCGGCCAGAACATGTCGAGCGCACGGAATCCGGCGAGTCCGTCGACCGGCCAGAGCGCGATCCATCCGGCCCAGACCAGCAGGTGCACCGTGTACGCGGTCAACGGCATCGAGCCCACTGCGCGCAACGGAAACAGAACTCCTCGCACGCGGGTCTGCGTCACCAGGCAGCAGAGCCCGATCGCGGCGAGCACGAACCCGCCCGAACCGACCACCTCGCCGATCCCCGAGGAGTGAGGCTCGCTGCTGAGGACCGGCAGCGACCAGCGGGCGGCGGCGGCGCCGATAAGTCCGTAGCCGACCGACGCGAGAAGCACCCCTGAGGCCACCAGCCGCAGCGCGTTGAACTGCCCGTCGGCGAGCCGACGGCCGACGATCACGCCGACGGCCAGAAAGGCCGTCCACGCGACGAACGGATAGTGCCAGCCCGTCATGTCGGCCGCCGTGTCCACCGCCGCCGGCCGGCCTCCGCCCGGCGGCCACCCGGTGTTCACGACGAGGACGATCGCCGGCCCGGCCGTGGCACACACCCCGGCCACGACCCACAGTCCCCGGTCGGACAGCCGGACAAGACCGATCGCGATGAGGAACAGGATTCCGTAAGCGGGCAGGATCACGTACACGGGCAGATCGAGCAGCACCAGGAGCATCCCGAGCAGCCAGATGATCAGCGCCCGTGCGGCCAGGAGCCCGTCCGTCTGCGGAGACCGCCCGCGTCCCCGGCTGAGGGCGATCGAAACCCCGGCGAGAGTGGCGAACAGGATCGACGACCGGCCCGCGGCCAGCCCCGTCCAGGTGTCCGGGCGAGACCACTCGACGACGGGCAACGCCATCAGGTGAACCGCGAACATCCCGAGCACCGCCAGTCCGCGCGCCAGGTCGATTCCGGGGTAGCGTCCGGGTGGTTCCAGTCGCGCGACATTCCTGCGGAGCCGGTCGGCCAGCGTGTCGGTGCTCGTCATCTCCTCGCCCATCGTTCCACGCGGTCCGGCGATCCGGTGGCGGGGTCTCGATAAGCGGACTCACTACGTTCGCCACTACTCGACCACCCAACCGGACCGACGACCACCCTCCGCCGCTACTCGACCCCTATCGGTGGTCGAGTAGCCGGGCGAACGCAGTGAGACCCGGCGTATCGAGACCCCTCCGCACCCGGAGGGTGGGTCTCGATACGCGGACTCACTTCGTTCACCGCTACTCGACCACCAAACGATTCGCCGGCGCCCGACCACCGAACCGGCCCGACCACCGAACCGGCTACGACTTCTCCAGGTAGCCGAGCTTCGACGGCAGCAGCACCGAGTCGACCAGGTCCGCGAGCGCGGGGTGGGCGGCCAGCGGCAGATCGGCCAGCACGACCTCCGTCGCCAGCTCGCGGGCGTCAGCGATGACGTCGGCATCCTCGAGCAGACTCAGGAAGTGCAACGACGACTTCCCGCCCGACTGCGCCGCCCCCAGAACGTCGCCTTCGCGGCGCGCTTCGAGATCGATGCGGGCCAGTTCGAAACCGTCGTTGGAGCCGGCGACGGCCTCCAGCCGGGCCCGCGCACTCGTGCCGTCCTTGGCCGTGGTCAGCAGCAGACACAGTCCCGCGTGCCGGCCACGACCCACGCGGCCGCGGAGCTGGTGCAGCTGGCTCACGCCGAAACGCTCGGCGTTCACGATTACCATCATCGTCGCGTTCGGCACGTCGACGCCGACCTCGATCACCGTGGTGGAGACCAGCACGTCCAGCTCACCGCGCGTGAAGCGGTCCATCACCTCGGTCTTCTCGTCGGCCGGCATGCGCCCGTGCAGGTAGGCGATCGTGCGGTGCACCAGCGGGCCGGACCGCGTCAGCCGCTCCCACTGCTCCAGGACGGAGACCTCGTCGGAGTCCGCATTCGACTTCTCGTCGCCGATCCTGGTGCACACCACGTACACCTGCCGCCCCTGTGCGATCTCTTCCTCGGCGCGCTCCCACACGCGATCCACCCACTTGGGCCGGTCCATCGGTACCACCGTGGTCGAGATCGGCTGTCTGCCCCGCGGCAGCTCGCTCATGGTCGAGGTCTCCAGGTCGCCGAAGGTGATCATCGCGACCGTCCGCGGGATCGGCGTCGCCGTCATCACCAGGAAGTGCGGACGGTTCACCCTTCCCTTGGCGCGCAACGTGTCCCGCTGTTCGACGCCGAAACGGTGCTGCTCGTCGACGACGACCATCCCCAGATCGAAGAACTCGACGTTGTCCTCCAGCAGCGCATGCGTGCCGATGACGATGCCCGCCTGTCCGGTCACGATGTCGAGCAGATTCCGCTTCCGCTCGGCGGTCTTCTGAGAACCGGTCAGCAGCGCCACCTGGGTGGCGCCGTCGGCGGCGCCCAGCTCGCCGCCCCGGGCCAGATCACCGAGCATCGTCATCACCGTCCGATAGTGCTGCGCGGCGAGGACTTCCGTCGGCGCCAGGACGGCGCACTGATGACCGTTGTCGACCACCCGCAGCATCGCGAGCAGGGAGACCAGCGTCTTACCCGAACCGACCTCGCCCTGGAGCAGCCGGTTCATCGGATGGCGCTCCCCGATATCGTGCCCGATCTCGCCGAGCACCTCGCGCTGGCCCGCAGTGAGTTCGAACGGCAGCGCGGCGAGCAACGCGTCCTCCAGGCCGCCCGGCACGTGCGGGCAGGCGTGCGCCGACTCGGTGCCCGCGGCTATGCGGCTCTGCGCCAGAGCGGTCTGCACGGCCAGCGCCTCGTCGAACTTCAACCGCGCCTTGGCTTCGGCGATGTCGGCCTGCGTCTGGGGCAGATGAATCTTCCGGATCGCCTCATCACTGGTGATCAGTCCGCGTTCGGCTCGCTGCGCGCCGGTCAGCGCGTCCTCCGCGGGCGGGAGCTCGCCGAGGATCTGCCGGATCGCGCGCCAGATCTCCCAGGTCTGGACGTTCTTGGTGGCCGGATACATGGGCACGATGTCCCGGGAGAAGTGATCCATGTCCTCGGCCGACGCGACGTGATCGGGATCGGACTCCGCCTGTTCGTCGTACATCTCGGTGAGCATCGACGACCCGACGACACGGTCGTCGAAGGCGTCCGGGAGGATCAGCCACTCCGGGTGCGACAGCTGGATCTGCCCGCGGTAATACTTGACCGTGCCGGCCAGCGCGAGCCGCGTCCCGGGCAGCAACCGCTTCTTCATCCACCGCGCGTTGAAGAAGCTGACCTCGTAGGTGCGGCGACCGTCGTTCACCACGACCTTCAGGAAACTGCCCGACTTGCGCTTCATCGGGATCATCTCGGCCCGGGTCACGTGTCCGACCACGTTGACCCAGCTGCCCACTTCGGGCAACTCGTCGTCCGCGGTGTCACCGCGCGCCAGGTAGCGCCGGGGCGCATAGCGCAACAACTCCCCCACTGTCACCAATTCGAGGTCCGCGAGCTTGGCGACCAGCCCGGGATCCAGGGAGGTGTCCGACAGCTCGGTCGCCATACCGAACCGCCCGGCGGTGCTGCTGCCCTTCGTCATGGCACCTATTCGACGCCGATCTGCAGCAGCTGGCCGGTCTGGCCGCCGTCGTACATCGCCAGCTCGATGCCCGGGTACTCACGGTGCAGGTGCTCGGAGATCCGCGCACGGGTTTCGGCGCACAGGTCCCGGCCGACCAGGATCGTGACCAGCTCGCCGCCGGTGCCCAGCATCAAGTCGAGCAGCTTGGCCGCGGCGAGCGCCTGGTCGTCGTCGATCACCAGCACGTCCGAACCGATCAGTCCGAGGGTGTCGCCGAGCTCGCAGGTGCCGACCAGCGTCATCATCCGCGACGTCGATCGGCGCAGCGATCCCCAGCGCGTGGCGGCGGCGGCCTCGGCCATGGCGAACGCGTCCACGTCCGGCGACTCGGCCGGCTCGTGCACGGCCAGCGCGGCGAGGCACTGCACCATCGACAGCGTGGGGATGAATACGAGAGACCGTTTGGACGAGCGCGCGTCCGCACCCACCGACACCAGGTCGGCGGACGCGATCATGCCGTTGCCCATGACGATCGTGTGCGCGCTGTCGGCCGCACGGATCGCCTCGGCGACTGTCGCCGGATGGATCCCGTGATCGGTCCGCACCACCACGGCGCCCGCGTCGGCGAAGAGCTCCGCCGCGCCGTCACCCTGGGCGAGCACCAGCACCGCACGCTTGTGCCGCGGCGGCGGCTCGTTGGCGCCGGGGTCCTTGCGCACCTCGTCGAGCAGAAAGCAGCTGATCCGGATGTCCCGCACCTCGCCGACCCGGAGCCCCGCCTCGATCGCCTCGCCGGGCACATCGGTGTGCACGTGAACCGAGAACTGCTCGGCGTCCGCGGAGCTGTCGCCCACGATCACCACCGAATCGCCCAGCTGACCGAGTTCGTCGCGCAGCGCGGCGATTCGGGTGCCGTCGTCGGCGACCAGGATGTACATCACCTCGAAGTCGGTGTCGCCCGAGCCGGAGCACTCGCCGCCGGCATGCCCGGTGTCGGTCATCGACCCGCGGTAGGTACGACGGCGATTCGCGACGCCGGTCACGACGAGCACCATCGCGTCGAGCAGCACCAGGAACCCCCGCGCACCGGCGTCGACGACACCCGCATTGGCGAGCTCGATCATCTGCTCGGTGGTCTCCTCCAGTGCGATCGCCGCCTCGTCGGCGACGGCCCGGACCAGATCGGCCGGAGCGGAGTGGACCTCGCGTGCCGCCACGTCGGCGGCCACCCGGAGCACGGTGAGCACCGTGCCCTCCCGCGGAACGCTCACCGCACGCTGCGCCGACAGCGAAGCCAGGCGCAGCCCGCTGGCGGTGAGCCGGTTGAAACTCGGGTCGTTGTCCGCGGTCGCCAGGTCGGCGGCATCGGCCAGGCCCATCAGGATCTGCGACAGGATGATTCCCGAGTTGCCCCGCGCATTCGCCACCGCACCGTCGGCGAGCGTGCGCGTGACGGTGCACAGATCGGCGTCGACGGGCAGGTCGTCGAGTGCATCCGCGGCTCCGGCCATGGTGAACGCCATGTTGCTTCCGGTGTCCGCGTCCGGGATGGGGAACACGTTGAGGTCATTGATCTCGCCGCGTTGCTCGGCGAGGCCGTCCGCGCAGGCCCGCGCCCAGTCGCGGATCAGACCGGGGCTGATCGGCGCGCTCGCGCCGATCGCGTGCACGCCGCCGACCGGCTGCGCTCCGCTGACCGGCTGCGCTCCGCTGACCGGCTGCATTCCCACGGTGTCCCTTCTGCCCGGCTCCGATACGACCCGCACCACCAGAGGCGCACGGGCGTGCACGATGTGTCTGAGATTACGCGGCCCCGCCGACATCGCGGGCACTGCTCTGGCGAGCCGCGTCACGATTTGTCAGGCCCGGCCCCGGCCGGTTAATCTGTTCGGGTTGCCTGCCCGGGTGCGCATATCCGTATGTCACTCGCCCGGCAGGTGAGTCAACCACCACTTTCAACCAAGGGAGTTCGACATGGCTGCCGTCTGTGACATCTGCGGCAAGGGCCCCGGCTTCGGCAAGTCGGTCTCGCACTCGCACCGTCGCACCAACCGCCGCTGGAACCCGAACATCCAGTCGGTTCGCGTCGAGGTCGCCCCGGGCAACCGCAAGCGCAAGAACGTCTGCACCTCGTGCCTGAAGGCCGGCAAGACCGCCTCGGTCTGAGCCGACCGCCCGACCATCACGATCGATCGCCGTTCGGCCTTGAAGGCCGGGCGGCGATTCGTCGTCTCCGCGCGCTCCGCGCCCTGCGCCTCCCCGCCCGGAGCGCACACCCTAGAGTCATCGTCATGACTGACCGATTCACCACATTGCACGACGACGGAGTCCTGGAGCTGACCGTCTCCTTGACGACCGCAGGCAACTCCCTCGACCACGAGGCCGTGCTGGCCGGCCGCGCGGCCCTGCAGTCGGTGATGCGCGGTCATCTGAAGGCACGCTCGGTCCTTCTCACCGGCCGCGGCGACAACTTCTGCGCGGGCGGCAACGTGAAGCACTTCCACGACGCCCCGCAGCGCGGCGAGTTCCTGCGCGGCCTCGCCCACGATCTGCACGGCCTTCTGTCGGATCTGCACACCACCGCGCTGCCCACCGTCGCCGCGGCCCAGGGGTGGGCCGCGGGCGCCGGCATGTCGATCGTCCTGCACGCGGACTTCGCGGTAGGCGGGCCGTCGAGCAAGCTGCGGCCGGCGTACCCGGGCATCGGCCTCTCCCCCGACGGCGGCATGTCATGGCTGCTGCCGCGGATCGTCGGCCTGGGCCGAGCACGCACCATTCTGCTGCGCGACGAGGTGCTCGATGCGCAGTCCGCCCTCGAGCTGAGCATCCTCAGCGAACTGGTCGACGACGGTCAGGTGAAGCCCCGCGCCCGCGCGATCGCCGCCGAACTGGCCGCCGGTCCCAGCGGGTCGTACGCCGCGATCCGGCGGCTCCTGTTCGCGTCGTCGTCGAACACCCTGAGCGAACAGTTGCACGCCGAAGCCGAGACGATCGCCGCCGTCGCCGTCACCGGCGAGGGCATCGAGGGTGTGAACGCCTTCGCGGAGAAGCGATCCCCCGACTTCCCCTCCGCCCGCGGCTGAGACGGCCGGCCCAGGTCTGGACTCCGCTCGACCAGCGTGCAGGGTCTCGACTTCGCCCGACCAGCTCAGGGCAGACGCCAGTCGACCGGCTCGCCGCCCAGGTCGAGCAGTTCCTCGTTCGCGCGGGAGAAGGGCTTGGAACCGAAGAAGCCGCGGGAGGCCGACAGCGGCGACGGGTGCACCGACTCGATCGTCGGGACATCCGGCAGCCATTGCGCGGTCGAGCGCGCATCGTTGCCCCAGAGGATCGCCACGAGCGGCTCGTCCCGGGCGGCGAGCGCCCGGATCGCGCACTCGGTCACCGCTTCCCAGCCCTTCCGGCGATGCGAGCCGGGCTCACGGGGCTGCACTGTCAGTACCCGGTTCAGCAGCAGCACGCCGTTGTCGGCCCACGGACTCAGGTCGCCGTTCGACGGGTACGGGTAGCCCAGGTCGTCGCAGTACTCGGTGTAGATGTTGGCCAGGGACCGCGGAATCGGTGAGACCTCCGGCGCCACAGAGAAACTCAGACCGACCGCGTGCCCCGGCGTGGGGTACGGATCCTGCCCGACGATCAGCACCCGCACGTCGTCGAACGGCCGGGCGAAGGCGCGCAGCACGTTCTCTCCGGCCGGCAGGTATCCCCGGCCGGCGGCGTTCTCGGCCCGCAAGAAGTCGCCCATCACCCCGATCTGGTCCCCGACCGGGGCCAGTGCCCGCGCCCAGCCGGGATCGACCAGTTCGGCCAGTGCTCTGGCCATCAGTCGAGCCGCCGGAGGTTGTCGGCGTAGTACCGCGCGTTCTGGAAGTAGAGCTCGGTGTTGCCGGCCACGTGCCCCTCGGGAACCTCGACGCCCTCGCGCACCTTCGCCGGCACGCCCACCGCCATCGACCTCGGCGGGATCTCAGTCTTGTACGGCACCACCGCGCCCGCGCCGACGACCGAGTTGGCGCCGATCGTCGAACCGTTCAGGACCACCGAACCGGATGCGATCAGACAGTCGTCGCCGATCACCGCCCCCTCGATGTGCGCGTTGTGCCCCACTACGCAACCCGCGCCGATCACGGTCGCCTCGGCGAAGGTGCAGTGAACGACGGTGCCGTCCTGAATGTTGGTGCGCGCGCCGACCGTGATGCTGCCGTAGTCGCCGCGCAGCACCGCCCCGGGCCACACCGAGACCCCGTCACCGAGGGTGACGTCGCCGATCACCGTCGCGTCGGGGTGGATGTACACGTCTGTGCCGAGTACCGGTTCACGATCGCCGAGTGCGTAGACAGCCATGGACCGATCTAACCACCCGGGGTGCGACGACCACTATCCGAAGTCCAGCGGCGCCGGTTCGAGTTCGGCCACGATCCCGGAGATGTCGGTGAGCGCGGCGTTGCCGGCCCCGGCGGGCACCCAGACCGCGATGTAGGGGCGGCGGTCGACCAGCACGTACGCCTGCCCGCGGTTCTCGTCGGTGTCGGTGATGAACCACTGCACCGGATGCACCACCTGGAGTGAACTGGTCGGTGCCAGCCCTTCCGGCCGAGCCACGCCGCAACGCAATTCCAGCGGCTCGTTGGTCGCCGAATCGGGATCTGTCCACCGGACCAGATGGCCGTCGACCGTCTTGTCGCGATACTCGCCGAACGAATCCGGGAGCTTCTCGATCAACGGGCCGCACGCCTGGGTCTCGGCGGTCAGGTTCGACGTCGGGTAGCTCTGGATGGGAGTCTGCGGAATCTCATTGGATTTGATCACCGCATACACGACGAAGGCGGTGATCACCACGATCGGGATGGTCACCAGCGTCGCGATCAGCGCGGGACTCAGCCGGACCGGCTGGTCGGATGCGGGAGCGCTCCCCGGTGCGGCGGCGTCGGAGCCGTCGTCCTCCTGCTCGCGATCGGCCTTCGAATCCTCTTCGGTCATGTCACGAGCGTAATGTCGGCGCCGTGCAGCACCCACGCGAGCCCGCCACCGACAGCGGCCGCACCGTCGGCGAGGTCGGCGAACGCGCGCTGATCAAGTTGTTCACCCACGCCGCAGACCAGCGGTCCGGCCCGGGCATCGACGACCCGGACGTGGTGATCGGGTCGGGCGACGACGCCGCCGTCCTGCGCGGGCGCGGCGCGGTGGTGGTGAGCACCGACACCGCCGTCGCGGGCCGCCACTTCCGGTTCGACTGGTCGGAGCCCGAGCAGATCGGGGCCCGCGCGGTGGTGCAGAGCGCGGCCGACGTCGCGGCGATGGGCGGGGTGCTCGACGGGATCGTCGTCTCCCTCGGATGCCCGCCGCAGACTTCCGTCGCGCGCCTGCTCGCCCTGAACGAGGGTCTCGTCGAGCAGACGCACCGACTCGGCGGGCGCGTACTCGGCGGCGATCTGGTGTCCTCGCCCACCGTGATCCTCACGGTCACCTCGCTCGGCTCCCTGGCCGGCGTGGAGCCGGTCACGCTGTCCGGCGCGCGGCCCGGCGACGTGCTGGCCGTGAGCGGTCCGCTCGGCGCCGCAGCCGCCGGCCTCGCCGTCCTCTCAGCGATCGAGTACGGTGCGGATAACGCTCTGGCACAACGGTTTTCCTCGCTGGTCGCGGCGTACAGGCTGCCCCAGCCGGACCTGTCGCAAGGGCCCCGCGCGGCGCGGGCGGGCGCGCACGCCATGACCGACGTCTCCGACGGTCTCGTCGAGGAGATCATCACCGTCGCGGACGCCTCCGGATTGGCCGTCGACGTCGTCTCCGCCACCGTGCCCCGCGCCCCGCAGCTCGACGAGTGCGCCGCCGAGCTGGGCGTGGATCCGATCCGCTGGGCGCTCACCGGCGGCGAGGATCACCAGCTGCTGGGCGCGTTCGCACCCGCCGACGTCCCGGACGGCTGGACCGAGATCGGCACGTGCCGGGCCGGTGGGACCGGCGCCACGGTCGACGGCGCTGCGGCGAGCGGACTGCACGGCTGGCAGTCGTTCAGCGAGACCTGATGTGACCCGGTGACTCGCGTTCGCCGCACTCCCGGATCACGTGTCGCGCAGACTCCCGCCCGGCACACCGCGACAAGCGTGGCAACATGGGACGGGCACGCCGCTCAGGCGTCAGCGCTGCCGTACACCTCGGGCTTGGTGTCGCGGCCCAGGAGCATGCCGACCATGTCCCCGACCGCCAAGCCCTCGTGGCACACCTGGTACACGGCCTCGGTGAGCGGCATCTCGACCCCGTGCTCGTGCGCCAGCGCGCGCACCGACCTGCACGACTTGACGCCCTCGGCGACCTGACCGTTGGTGGCGGCCTGAGCCTCCTCCAGCGACTTGCCTTCGCCGAGTCGCGCACCGAAGGTGCGGTTGCGCGAGAGCGGCGACGAACAGGTCGCGACCAGGTCGCCGATTCCGGCGAGGCCGGCCAGGGTGCGCATGTCCGCGCCCAGCGCCACTCCCAGACGCATGGTCTCAGCGAGTCCCCGGGTGATCAGTGTGGCCAGCGTGTTCTCACCGAAACCCATCCCCGAGGCCATGCCGCAGGCCAGGGCGATGACGTTCTTGGCGGCGCCGCCGATCTCGGTGCCCACCACGTCGGTGTTGGTGTACGGCCGGAAGTAGGGTGCCGCGAACGCCGCCTGGACGCGCTTGGCGACCTCCTCGTCCGTGCAGGCGATGACCGTGGCCGCGGGCTGCTCTTCGGCGATTTCGCGCGCGAGGTTCGGTCCGGACAGCACCGCGATCTGCTTCTCGTCGAACCCGCTGACCTCCTTGATCACCTGGCTCATCCGCTCGCCGGTGCTGATCTCCACGCCCTTGGCCAGCGACAACAACACGGCGTCCGCGGGCAAGTGCTCGCGCCAGCGCTCGAGGTTGCCGCGCAACGACTGCGACGGCACCGCGCACACCACCAGTTCGGCGCCGGCCAGCGCCTCCGGCACCGACGACACCGCCCTCAGCGTC harbors:
- a CDS encoding thiamine-phosphate kinase → MQHPREPATDSGRTVGEVGERALIKLFTHAADQRSGPGIDDPDVVIGSGDDAAVLRGRGAVVVSTDTAVAGRHFRFDWSEPEQIGARAVVQSAADVAAMGGVLDGIVVSLGCPPQTSVARLLALNEGLVEQTHRLGGRVLGGDLVSSPTVILTVTSLGSLAGVEPVTLSGARPGDVLAVSGPLGAAAAGLAVLSAIEYGADNALAQRFSSLVAAYRLPQPDLSQGPRAARAGAHAMTDVSDGLVEEIITVADASGLAVDVVSATVPRAPQLDECAAELGVDPIRWALTGGEDHQLLGAFAPADVPDGWTEIGTCRAGGTGATVDGAAASGLHGWQSFSET
- a CDS encoding HNH endonuclease family protein, translated to MRLLRDIELQIRTARHKRRDGRIRLTGRHWSALIGFAATAVIVAAGLGWHQTAPPPVDPTRVAQARTALAALVVVEHRLAPSAPYRREAFGPAWTDAAGVAGSGDGCDTRNDLLARDLEVVTSVAVASCPEAVASGRFRSPYTGREIVFSRARGSTAVHIDHVVPLSYAWDMGAWGWRPSARVAFANDPANLVAVDAASNQAKSDREPGRWMPELRGFWCQYAIAFVTVSSGYRLPVDRRSAGVLASALGDC
- the rpmB gene encoding 50S ribosomal protein L28; this translates as MAAVCDICGKGPGFGKSVSHSHRRTNRRWNPNIQSVRVEVAPGNRKRKNVCTSCLKAGKTASV
- a CDS encoding enoyl-CoA hydratase/isomerase family protein is translated as MTDRFTTLHDDGVLELTVSLTTAGNSLDHEAVLAGRAALQSVMRGHLKARSVLLTGRGDNFCAGGNVKHFHDAPQRGEFLRGLAHDLHGLLSDLHTTALPTVAAAQGWAAGAGMSIVLHADFAVGGPSSKLRPAYPGIGLSPDGGMSWLLPRIVGLGRARTILLRDEVLDAQSALELSILSELVDDGQVKPRARAIAAELAAGPSGSYAAIRRLLFASSSNTLSEQLHAEAETIAAVAVTGEGIEGVNAFAEKRSPDFPSARG
- a CDS encoding uracil-DNA glycosylase, with the translated sequence MARALAELVDPGWARALAPVGDQIGVMGDFLRAENAAGRGYLPAGENVLRAFARPFDDVRVLIVGQDPYPTPGHAVGLSFSVAPEVSPIPRSLANIYTEYCDDLGYPYPSNGDLSPWADNGVLLLNRVLTVQPREPGSHRRKGWEAVTECAIRALAARDEPLVAILWGNDARSTAQWLPDVPTIESVHPSPLSASRGFFGSKPFSRANEELLDLGGEPVDWRLP
- a CDS encoding gamma carbonic anhydrase family protein; translation: MAVYALGDREPVLGTDVYIHPDATVIGDVTLGDGVSVWPGAVLRGDYGSITVGARTNIQDGTVVHCTFAEATVIGAGCVVGHNAHIEGAVIGDDCLIASGSVVLNGSTIGANSVVGAGAVVPYKTEIPPRSMAVGVPAKVREGVEVPEGHVAGNTELYFQNARYYADNLRRLD
- a CDS encoding heparan-alpha-glucosaminide N-acetyltransferase domain-containing protein, whose translation is MTSTDTLADRLRRNVARLEPPGRYPGIDLARGLAVLGMFAVHLMALPVVEWSRPDTWTGLAAGRSSILFATLAGVSIALSRGRGRSPQTDGLLAARALIIWLLGMLLVLLDLPVYVILPAYGILFLIAIGLVRLSDRGLWVVAGVCATAGPAIVLVVNTGWPPGGGRPAAVDTAADMTGWHYPFVAWTAFLAVGVIVGRRLADGQFNALRLVASGVLLASVGYGLIGAAAARWSLPVLSSEPHSSGIGEVVGSGGFVLAAIGLCCLVTQTRVRGVLFPLRAVGSMPLTAYTVHLLVWAGWIALWPVDGLAGFRALDMFWPITAGVVAGCTAWALLLGNGPLERAVSRAAGWIARPISPAPGV
- a CDS encoding DUF3515 domain-containing protein, translated to MTEEDSKADREQEDDGSDAAAPGSAPASDQPVRLSPALIATLVTIPIVVITAFVVYAVIKSNEIPQTPIQSYPTSNLTAETQACGPLIEKLPDSFGEYRDKTVDGHLVRWTDPDSATNEPLELRCGVARPEGLAPTSSLQVVHPVQWFITDTDENRGQAYVLVDRRPYIAVWVPAGAGNAALTDISGIVAELEPAPLDFG
- a CDS encoding ATP-dependent DNA helicase RecG — encoded protein: MTKGSSTAGRFGMATELSDTSLDPGLVAKLADLELVTVGELLRYAPRRYLARGDTADDELPEVGSWVNVVGHVTRAEMIPMKRKSGSFLKVVVNDGRRTYEVSFFNARWMKKRLLPGTRLALAGTVKYYRGQIQLSHPEWLILPDAFDDRVVGSSMLTEMYDEQAESDPDHVASAEDMDHFSRDIVPMYPATKNVQTWEIWRAIRQILGELPPAEDALTGAQRAERGLITSDEAIRKIHLPQTQADIAEAKARLKFDEALAVQTALAQSRIAAGTESAHACPHVPGGLEDALLAALPFELTAGQREVLGEIGHDIGERHPMNRLLQGEVGSGKTLVSLLAMLRVVDNGHQCAVLAPTEVLAAQHYRTVMTMLGDLARGGELGAADGATQVALLTGSQKTAERKRNLLDIVTGQAGIVIGTHALLEDNVEFFDLGMVVVDEQHRFGVEQRDTLRAKGRVNRPHFLVMTATPIPRTVAMITFGDLETSTMSELPRGRQPISTTVVPMDRPKWVDRVWERAEEEIAQGRQVYVVCTRIGDEKSNADSDEVSVLEQWERLTRSGPLVHRTIAYLHGRMPADEKTEVMDRFTRGELDVLVSTTVIEVGVDVPNATMMVIVNAERFGVSQLHQLRGRVGRGRHAGLCLLLTTAKDGTSARARLEAVAGSNDGFELARIDLEARREGDVLGAAQSGGKSSLHFLSLLEDADVIADARELATEVVLADLPLAAHPALADLVDSVLLPSKLGYLEKS
- a CDS encoding DAK2 domain-containing protein, with the translated sequence MQPVSGAQPVSGAQPVGGVHAIGASAPISPGLIRDWARACADGLAEQRGEINDLNVFPIPDADTGSNMAFTMAGAADALDDLPVDADLCTVTRTLADGAVANARGNSGIILSQILMGLADAADLATADNDPSFNRLTASGLRLASLSAQRAVSVPREGTVLTVLRVAADVAAREVHSAPADLVRAVADEAAIALEETTEQMIELANAGVVDAGARGFLVLLDAMVLVVTGVANRRRTYRGSMTDTGHAGGECSGSGDTDFEVMYILVADDGTRIAALRDELGQLGDSVVIVGDSSADAEQFSVHVHTDVPGEAIEAGLRVGEVRDIRISCFLLDEVRKDPGANEPPPRHKRAVLVLAQGDGAAELFADAGAVVVRTDHGIHPATVAEAIRAADSAHTIVMGNGMIASADLVSVGADARSSKRSLVFIPTLSMVQCLAALAVHEPAESPDVDAFAMAEAAAATRWGSLRRSTSRMMTLVGTCELGDTLGLIGSDVLVIDDDQALAAAKLLDLMLGTGGELVTILVGRDLCAETRARISEHLHREYPGIELAMYDGGQTGQLLQIGVE